Genomic DNA from Streptacidiphilus rugosus AM-16:
CGCTCCCGGACGACCACCGCATTGGGCGGTACGTCGGGGCAGGACGCGAGATATCCAGGCATGATGAAACTCCCTGAAATGGGCGATGAGCGGCGTACTGACTTGGCGGTTGGGCGCCGCTTCATCGCGTTGACGTGGGATTCCGTCTCGCATGACCTAGATTGCTCTAGGTGTATTAGGGTGTCAACCCCTTCGGCCTAGATGTCTTGGGACACCCGAGGGCCTACGCTGGGGCACATGACTCTCGCCGAGGACAGCCGCCCGCCGTACGTGCAGGTGGCGGACACCATCCGGGCCCAGATCGTGTCAGCGGAGTACGGGCCAGGAGCCAAGCTGCCGTCTGTCCGCGATCTCGCGAAGCAGTTCGGCATTGCCGAGATGACGGTGAACGCCGGCCTGCGCGTGCTTCGCGAAGAGGGGCTGATCACTGCCACGCCGGGGCGTGGGACGTTCGTCCGCAAGGACGCCAAGGTGCCTGCGCCTGAGCGGGATGTACGCGAGTTGGTTGACCATCTCGCCTCCCAAGTCAAGGAACTGACGGATCGTGTAGCCGCGCTGGAGGGAAAGTCCCCCTCCTCACCGGCTGTTGACTAACCATCAGGCATGACTAGGCCCTGACATCAGTGACACCGGCGGTGTCAGCTGGGGGTAGTTCGCCTGTCACCAACCTGTCCCCCACTTGAACAGGGCCGTAAGGGCTACGACGGGGCGCCGGACAAACCGGGTGTCACCTGCCTGTCACCTCTCCTGTCCGAGCAGTCCTTGCTGAAAGACTCAGGTTGAAGCACCACCCACCAGGGAGGGCACCATGAGCAACGACAGGCCCGCTTGGGCGCAGCGCATCGCCAACGAGCGCACTGCCCGCGGCTGGTCGCAGCAGCAGGCGATCGCAGCGCTTCGCGCGCACGCGCCGAGTGAGCTGGTAGCCGATGCCTCACTGCTCCGCCAGTGGAAGCGCTGGGAGGCCGGGGAGATCAAGCCCAGTGACTTCTATCAGCCGATCATCGCTTCCATGTTCGGCACCGTGACTCACGCCATTTTCCCTGTTGCCGGTCGCCGGGAGGGCGATGCCGAGATCGTGGCCGTGAGCGGTATGGAAACGCTGGACATCATCAGCCGACTCCAGGCGTCTGACGTGGACAACGCGACCATGGAAGCCCTGCGGATCACCACCGACCGTCTGTGCTCCGAGTACGCCCTTCTCCCGGCGCCGCAGCTCCTGATCGAGGGGCGCAACTGGCTTCAGCGCGTGCTCGCACTCCGCGCCCAGCGGCTGACGCTCTCCCAGCACCGTGAGGTTCTGTCCATGGCCGGGTGGCTCGCCCTGTTGGTCGGGTGCGTGGAATACGACCTGGGGGACAGGCGCGGAGCCGAAGCGACCCGCCGAGCTGCTCTGTCGATCGGGAGTGAAGCGGAGCACGCAGGCATCCAGGGGTGGGCCAGTGAAATGCGCGCCTGGTTTGCCCTGACTACCGGCGACTACCGCGGCGTCATCGCCGCGGCGCAGGCCGGCGGCGAGGTCGCCGCCCATCAGGGCGTGGCGGTCCAGCTTGCAGCCCAGGAAGCGAAAGCATGGGCCCGACTCGGCGACCGGAGGCAGACTGAGGTC
This window encodes:
- a CDS encoding helix-turn-helix domain-containing protein; this translates as MSNDRPAWAQRIANERTARGWSQQQAIAALRAHAPSELVADASLLRQWKRWEAGEIKPSDFYQPIIASMFGTVTHAIFPVAGRREGDAEIVAVSGMETLDIISRLQASDVDNATMEALRITTDRLCSEYALLPAPQLLIEGRNWLQRVLALRAQRLTLSQHREVLSMAGWLALLVGCVEYDLGDRRGAEATRRAALSIGSEAEHAGIQGWASEMRAWFALTTGDYRGVIAAAQAGGEVAAHQGVAVQLAAQEAKAWARLGDRRQTEVALDKGRRLLEGMPYPENLDNHFVVDPAKYDFYAMDCYRMLGENRMAEVLAGEVIRASTDFDGAERSPMRIAEARLTLGVVAARDGDLDGALNYGEWALRGDRQSLPSLLMVSRELATIVNRDYADAPQGRAYLDHLTELSQAPH
- a CDS encoding GntR family transcriptional regulator, translated to MTLAEDSRPPYVQVADTIRAQIVSAEYGPGAKLPSVRDLAKQFGIAEMTVNAGLRVLREEGLITATPGRGTFVRKDAKVPAPERDVRELVDHLASQVKELTDRVAALEGKSPSSPAVD